The genomic DNA cagtatcaccgcggatgcggtgcaccgacagcgcggcgcaaACTGCATCTGTACTTTGCACACAAAGGACGAAtcagaaaaagaaagaagaacaCAACAGAAGAACCCTAGAAATACGGTGCAccttttttttcggatgggaaatcatgaAATGACACCCTCCACTTTGGCTTGCGCGGtagagtgtcagactcctactgctGATTAAAACcgaatgttattttctttgctCTTCGTGTACTGGGGCCACGGTAACTCCTTCGGACAATTCCGATGCCCCGGCATGCGACAGGCATCTGCTCTAACAGGCTCCATATCTCTTGTAAAAGGGCTACCGCTCGCTACGATCGAAAGGGTCACACGGCCAGGCTAGCTCACCAGCTACCATCACTCGCTGCTTCGTGTCATCCcgtggccgccgccgcccggAGCGTCTCGTCGGTGCGCATGCATGTCTGAGTGAGCCGTTTCGATCGTTTTGTTCGTAGTTTGGTACAGACTACAGTTACTCCGGTGATAGAGGACATCACGATGCTTACTGGCAACAGCGCTGTCCTTCTGCAGCCGGTACACGGGCTTGCCCTGGCAGGCCCGCAGCGCGCGCAGGCCGCcgccgggcgcgggcgcggcgggcggcagcGCGGCCCGCAGCTGGCTGCGCACGCGCGACACGTCGAACTGCTCGCCGCGCTGCAGCCCGAACACGAACAGCTCGGGGGCCAGCACCAGCGCCGGGTCCAGCTCCATCGTGAAGCAGCGCGCCGAGTCCACGATGCCTGCACAGACACGACgctatatttatatcattatgCACCAACAATACacctaaacaaacaaaaatgggCTGAATTTTAGAATGTCATCAGCCTAGAGAAATCTCACCACTGAACACGATCATCTCTCCATATAGGtaagaaaatcaaaaattgaaaaacttaTTCATCAGTAACACCatcataaactattttatatccAGTAAGCCGCAAAAGGTATTGGtaaaaatatcattcttattGATAAAAACGGCAAAAACCGGCCTTACAATCGTAATTCATTAATCATAAAGCGACACAGAAAATGGATAAATAGATGGGTAAGTAAGAACTAGTCTACTACTACTGTGgtcaaaattaatatgaaacttttgaaatatactacggctttgaaatttggcataaataatgtttttttttaaaataattcaatatgtGAATAgaggtattttgattttaaggaaGAGCAATCCTGGCTTTTTTAAAATTACCAGTAATATTAGATTCGAAGTCATGGATGAAGCTGACGGGATGGCCGTTGTTGAACACGGAGATCTTCTCGACGGAGTCGTCGATGTCGATGTCCAGCACCTCCCGCAGCAGGTCCATCAGGTGCTCAGGGTCCTCGTCTAGAAGACTCACTACCTGGAAAAGTAAGATGATTCATCAATTAATGTCGGTCACTGTAAAGAAATAGCATATGGTCAtgacgtttttttataatagctcATAAGTAAAGTAGATATGAGCTATAATAATAGtcgaatattaaaacaacagaaGAAAGATTTATCGATACTTAATTCaaaggtaagaaaaaaaaataacgcactttggctgcacggatagccaagtggtttaggtcaccacgccaaaaaaACTGAGCGCTACATGTCGCGGGATtgatcccgcgtaggacaagcattttgtgtgatcgacgaatgcttcTGCTTCTGGGAGTGTATAAATTCCAGGGTCCAGGTGAACGAATAATAACACCACACTCACTATTAACGAATATATTATAATGGTATTATATATAATAGTACTGacgattcacaaaaaaataaaaatttacaaaaatatatatagttttacatgtaacgaaaccatagcgcgatctaattcgatcccaacgccatctatggaGGCTTGGGTCAAACCTTTTTACAATgaatgttgaaatatatttaaaaatgcaattgatCGCGCTACGGCTTCGTATACAACGTTGaacataccgcccaccaaggacataTTGCTAAATGTCCTTCTACACCGCCCACCGTgctcaataaattttaattgaagctgATGTAGaataactaacaaacaaacaaattatatttccatataaacaacaaaaaaaaaaagttttactcaAACTTCCAATTCCTTGACAGCAAATAAACTTAATCAATGCtaagtaaaataactaaaaatggcACTTAATGACATTTATCAGTGCTTATAACTAAACTACTACCGGCAAAATGCATAGTTTAGATGTAGGTCTCTTCATGGTTGCTGATTGAGTACGGATTGTGACTACACGAGTAATACCGTCTGTCCCAGGATGTTTTTGATCAATCCTACCTAACAACCACTTTCCTGGAGGCATATTATCCTCCTTTACTAATACTGTACTACTCAAAGAGGGTTCCGGAGTTTTGTAAGACCATCGCTGTAAAAATTGGTGAAGATAGTCGTGCGACCACCTTCTCCAGAAGTCCTGTATTATCTTCGGACGTAGCTGCCGCTTGGTAACatttattgtgtaattatgGTAAGTCAACCATTCATATAATAACTTATGTGGAATTGCTTGATCCCATTCCTTTCCTGCTAGCcacaatttttgaataaatatcttAGCTTGAACGATACTAGGTGCTAACCAACCTAAGGgttcaaacaattttgaaatctCTGAAATAACCtttctttttgttacaggtGCTGCCAGCGATCGAAGATCCACAGTGTACTGGAAGACATCTTCGTTCCAGTTCCAGATAAGTCCCAATCTTTTTGTAGTATTATCTATTGGTATCTTTAATACCTCTGTAGTTCCTTTTCCATCCACAGTTCCATTTAATAGCCTTTGACTGTTACTCTTCCGTTTTTGTAATGGAAAACcacagtttattaatatttcttttagtttCTCGTATATTTTGAAACAGTCTTCTATATTTTCAGCTCCTGTCATTACATCCTCCATGTAGAAGTCTTCTAAAATTATCTTAGACATTCCAGGTTCAGCACAACATTCATCGTAAGAAAGCTGTTGAAGACCCCGTATAGCCAGAAATGAAGTCGA from Trichoplusia ni isolate ovarian cell line Hi5 chromosome 4, tn1, whole genome shotgun sequence includes the following:
- the LOC113493057 gene encoding uncharacterized protein LOC113493057 isoform X8 — protein: MTVLTKPSLTIKKIPLIDESHCDEEIIEMHSTGAGKRHGVAAILCMGVTVFLLVLMGVITALQIYDQVASDVSQRNHYQGFCSIPLSRDLPMMDTRKMSLTWKTTPIIKHAEPEVQVVSLLDEDPEHLMDLLREVLDIDIDDSVEKISVFNNGHPVSFIHDFESNITGIVDSARCFTMELDPALVLAPELFVFGLQRGEQFDVSRVRSQLRAALPPAAPAPGGGLRALRACQGKPVYRLQKDSAVASKHRDVLYHRSNCSLYQTTNKTIETAHSDMHAHRRDAPGGGGHGMTRSSE
- the LOC113493057 gene encoding uncharacterized protein LOC113493057 isoform X9; the protein is MTVLTKPSLTIKKIPLIDESHCDEEIIEMHSTGAGKRHGVAAILCMGVTVFLLVLMGVITALQIYDQVASDVSQRNHYQGFCSIPLSRDLPMMDTRKMSLTWKTTPIIKHAEPEVQVVSLLDEDPEHLMDLLREVLDIDIDDSVEKISVFNNGHPVSFIHDFESNITGIVDSARCFTMELDPALVLAPELFVFGLQRGEQFDVSRVRSQLRAALPPAAPAPGGGLRALRACQGKPVYRLQKDSAVASPVYTG